The following DNA comes from Photobacterium sp. DA100.
TGCTGCATCTGAGTTCTTCGACAAAGAAGCTGGCCACTACAACATGAAAGGCGAAGGTAAGATCTTCACTTCTGAAGAGTTCAACCACTACCTAGCTGGCCTAGTTGCTGAGTACCCAATCGTTTCTATCGAAGACGGTCTAGACGAGTCTGACTGGGATGGCTTCAAGCACCAGACTGAACTACTAGGCGACAAGATCCAGCTAGTAGGTGACGATCTATTCGTTACTAACACTAAGATCCTTGCTCAAGGTATCGAGAAAGGCGTTGCTAACTCAATCCTTATCAAGTTCAACCAGATCGGTTCTCTAACTGAAACTCTAGCTGCTATCAAGATGGCTAAAGACGCTGGTTACACTGCAGTTATCTCTCACCGTTCTGGTGAAACTGAAGATGCAACTATCGCTGACCTAGCGGTAGGTACTGCTGCTGGCCAGATCAAGACTGGTTCTATGAGCCGTTCTGACCGTGTTGCTAAGTACAACCAGCTAATCCGTATCGAAGAAGCGCTAGGTGAGAAAGCACCTTACAACGGTCTTAAAGAAGTTAAAGGCCAAGCTTAATTAAAAGCTGCGCGTCGGGGTAACCCGAGCTGATACTGAAAACCGCCCTTCTGGGGCGGTTTTTTTATGGGCGAATAGCGGCTTGGAGGCCTACAGCCCCTAGTGTCAGCCTGCAAGTTATGGGAATATACCAAACTGAGTAATATTCAGTTTGGTATTATTACCAGCGGCTTGACACGTCTTTGTGTTTCAATCTGTTATGATTAGCTTAATTTCTAATACCATTGCCAAGAGGATGCAATGAGATTGTTAAACCTCCTGCTGCTGGCAATCCTTAGCTGGTTACAATATGACTTCTGGCTCGGCAAGAACGGCATGGTCGACTACCTGGCGGTGCGCGACAACGTAGTGGTGCAACAGCAGGCCAATGCCGAACTGGCTCAGCGCAATCAGCAAATGTATTTCGAAATTCATGACCTGCACCGCGGTCAGGAAGCAATCGAAGAGCGAGCCCGTAACGAGCTGGGAATGATCGGAACGGGTGAGACCTTTTTCCGTATTGTCAGTGACTGAATTCCATGAAAGATAAATTGATCGCAGTCGTACCGGCTGCTGGTGTTGGAAGCCGGATGGCGGCTGACCGACCTAAACAGTACTTGCTTATTGCAGGCAAGACTATTCTTGAACATACCATTGATCGCCTGCTGCAGCACCCGATGATCGACCGCGTCGTGGTCGCCGTCAGCGAGCAAGATCCGTATTTCCCAACGCTGCCGTTGGCGAAGCATCCCCAGG
Coding sequences within:
- the ftsB gene encoding cell division protein FtsB is translated as MRLLNLLLLAILSWLQYDFWLGKNGMVDYLAVRDNVVVQQQANAELAQRNQQMYFEIHDLHRGQEAIEERARNELGMIGTGETFFRIVSD